Proteins found in one Candidatus Neomarinimicrobiota bacterium genomic segment:
- a CDS encoding P-loop NTPase — MARGVIWAVGGGKGGVGKSMFSANIAVGLAKLGKKVIVVDTDLGGANLHSYLGISAPQSTIYDFFLRRASTLDELLMETSIDGLKFLPGSNEIVGMANPRYFTKLKFMRHIQQLQAEYILLDVGAGTSYNTLDLFSMADTGIIVTIPEKPAIESAYGFIKASIYRKLLTVFQKDRKLHDLIDQARNPINDAGIRNIRELIEKAGLVSPESVNDLKSTLDSIDLRIVVNFVQNSHEGSVGIKMVELVKKYLSITPEYVGGVPFSGKVRESLANQTTLLMEDSEDEASAALVFATQKLTIPRNSNAKQDEINAQKEEAAVESESESEENIK, encoded by the coding sequence ATGGCGCGTGGGGTGATATGGGCTGTCGGGGGTGGAAAAGGCGGAGTAGGGAAGAGCATGTTTTCTGCTAATATAGCGGTTGGGCTCGCGAAACTCGGCAAAAAAGTCATAGTTGTGGATACCGATCTCGGCGGTGCAAATCTGCATTCTTATCTCGGAATCAGCGCACCGCAGTCGACCATTTATGACTTCTTCCTGAGAAGAGCGTCCACGCTCGACGAACTGCTCATGGAAACTTCAATTGACGGTTTGAAGTTTCTTCCGGGAAGCAATGAGATTGTAGGGATGGCGAATCCGAGATATTTTACTAAACTCAAATTCATGAGACATATACAACAGCTTCAGGCTGAATATATCCTCCTCGATGTAGGCGCCGGAACTTCATACAACACGCTCGATCTTTTCTCAATGGCGGATACCGGTATTATCGTTACAATCCCTGAAAAACCTGCAATCGAGTCTGCATACGGGTTTATTAAGGCATCTATTTACCGAAAACTTTTAACGGTATTTCAAAAAGACCGGAAGCTCCATGACCTGATCGATCAGGCGCGGAATCCCATAAACGATGCCGGGATTCGGAATATTAGGGAGCTGATTGAAAAGGCGGGCCTTGTCTCGCCCGAATCTGTTAACGATTTAAAATCAACGCTTGATTCGATCGATCTTCGAATTGTAGTTAACTTTGTCCAGAACAGCCATGAGGGTTCTGTAGGAATCAAAATGGTGGAATTGGTAAAAAAATACTTGTCCATCACGCCGGAATATGTCGGTGGAGTGCCGTTTAGCGGCAAGGTGAGAGAATCACTCGCAAACCAGACTACACTCCTGATGGAAGACAGCGAAGACGAGGCGTCAGCGGCGCTTGTCTTTGCTACTCAAAAGCTGACCATACCCCGTAATTCGAATGCAAAACAGGATGAGATTAACGCTCAGAAAGAAGAGGCCGCGGTTGAATCCGAATCCGAGAGCGAAGAGAATATTAAGTAA